A window of the Megalopta genalis isolate 19385.01 chromosome 2, iyMegGena1_principal, whole genome shotgun sequence genome harbors these coding sequences:
- the Mnn1 gene encoding menin 1 encodes MAGFRDEDKALFPIRSISSIVQIFQNQLENSSEPDLALLSILVGAVENSLTCNRTFASQETTVYDEPKLPAVEFHIAEALYTKFHAVIKGAVDLTVYDTKYATRELVKKVSDVIWNSLTRSYYKDRAHLQSLYSYLTANKLDCFGVAFAVVAGCQVLGFKDVHLAMSEDHAWVVYGENGTETAEVTWHGKGNEDKRGQPVEPGVASRSWLYVNGQAVVCSRAMEVATIVSAINPSLSATADAAEVALLQQELLWLLYDLGHLAKYPMALGNLGDLEEAASTPGRPPAIDLFQEAIRSARKYYGNAHVYPYTYQGGYLYRHGLHANALASWADAADVLRKYDYSRDDGEIYKELLEIANELIPHTVRADERLLRQPRCFAYLLRFYDGICQWEEGANTPVLHIGWARPLVNTISKFDAGIRAQVIIDCYDAEAKQEEERAQKRETSPEETLNNNNNNYCKTKERGNAARDLIKSLESKVPSNPAPMHPSIQALTAACSEKILNRDYLLQGGGEPFVAPPDDALPPAPSTSQENLDPEVETDSENEKPRITLYSQKMKGLKDLLLAEKLNTHAISLQLTAQSQVQIGKKSRGTDEVGVNQRPKRTRRE; translated from the exons ATGGCGGGTTTTCGGGACGAGGATAAGGCGCTCTTTCCAATACGGAGTATCTCGTCCATCGTGCAGATCTTCCAGAACCAGCTGGAAAATAGCTCGGAGCCGGACCTGGCGTTGCTCTCGATTCTCGTCGGCGCAGTCGAGAATTCCCTAACCTGCAACCGTACGTTCGCGTCGCAGGAGACCACTGTTTACGACGAGCCGAAGCTGCCGGCGGTGGAGTTCCACATCGCCGAGGCGCTTTACACCAAGTTCCATGCTGTGATCAAAGGGGCGGTCGACCTCACGGTCTACGACACCAAATACGCGACCCGGGAGCTCGTCAAAAAGGTCTCCGACGTGATATGGAACTCCTTAACCAGGAGCTACTACAAGGACCGCGCGCATCTGCAAAGTCTATACAGCTACCTCACAGCGAACAAGCTGGACTGTTTTGGAGTGGCATTCGCGGTGGTAGCGGGCTGTCAAGTCTTGGGCTTCAAAGATGTACATCTTGCCATGTCCGAAGACCATGCCTGGGTGGTCTACGGGGAGAATGGGACTGAGACGGCTGAAGTAACTTGGCATG GGAAAGGAAATGAGGACAAAAGAGGTCAGCCAGTGGAGCCTGGGGTAGCCTCTAGGTCGTGGTTGTACGTAAATGGCCAGGCTGTGGTATGCTCGAGGGCAATGGAGGTAGCCACTATAGTCTCGGCTATAAATCCTAGTTTGAGCGCAACAGCGGATGCAGCGGAAGTGGCACTGCTGCAACAGGAGCTGCTGTGGTTGCTGTATGATCTGGGTCATCTAGCAAAGTATCCTATGGCTCTGGGGAACCTAGGGGATTTGGAAGAAGCGGCGTCGACGCCCGGCAGACCGCCCGCCATAGAC CTCTTTCAGGAAGCCATACGGTCCGCGAGAAAGTATTATGGAAATGCTCATGTGTATCCGTACACCTATCAAGGTGGCTATTTGTACAGACACGGTCTACACGCGAATGCTCTAGCGTCGTGGGCGGATGCAGCAGATGTTCTGAGGAA GTACGATTACTCGAGGGACGACGGGGAAATTTATAAGGAGCTGCTGGAAATAGCGAACGAGTTGATTCCGCACACGGTGCGAGCGGACGAGCGTCTGCTGCGGCAACCACGATGCTTTGCCTATCTGCTGAGGTTTTACGACGGCATCTGCCAGTGGGAGGAGGGCGCAAACACGCCAGTTCTGCACATCGGCTGGGCCCGGCCTCTGGTCAACACGATCTCCAAGTTCGACGCCGGCATCCGGGCCCAGGTGATCATCGACTGCTACGACGCGGAGGCCAAGCAAGAAGAAGAGCGGGCGCAGAAGCGCGAGACCAGCCCGGAGGAGACgttgaacaacaacaacaacaattactGCAAAACGAAGGAGAGAGGCAACGCGGCACGCGACCTCATCAAGTCCTTGGAGTCCAAGGTGCCATCGAACCCGGCTCCGATGCATCCCAGTATTCAAGCTTTAACGGCGGCCTGCAGCGAGAAAATACTTAACAGAGATTACCTCTTGCAAGGCGGCGGGGAGCCGTTCGTCGCCCCACCGGACGACGCTCTTCCACCCGCGCCTTCCACATCTCAGGAGAACCTCGACCCCGAGGTAGAGACTGACTCGGAGAACGAGAAGCCGAGGATAACGTTGTACAGTCAGAAGATGAAGGGTCTGAAGGACCTGCTGTTGGCCGAGAAGTTGAACACTCACGCGATCTCGTTGCAGCTAACCGCACAGAGTCAGGTACAAATCGGTAAAAAGTCGCGGGGCACCGACGAGGTCGGAGTCAATCAACGCCCCAAAAGGACGCGTCGAGAATAG
- the LOC117227182 gene encoding anaphase-promoting complex subunit 11 isoform X3, giving the protein MKVTIKSWTGVATWRWIANDDNCGICRMPFDASCPDCKIPGDDCPLVWGQCSHCFHIHCIMKWLHSQQTSHLCPMCRQEWKFKE; this is encoded by the exons ATGAAAGTTACGATAAAAA GTTGGACCGGTGTTGCCACCTGGCGCTGGATAGCGAACGATGACAATTGCGGCATATGCAGAATGCCCTTCGATGCAAGTTGTCCGGATTGCAAAATTCCAGGGGATGATTGCCCATTAG TTTGGGGACAATGCTCGCATTGCTTCCACATACACTGCATCATGAAGTGGCTGCACTCCCAGCAAACCAGTCACCTATGCCCGATGTGTCGTCAGGAATGGAAGTTCAAGGAGTAA